Proteins co-encoded in one Terriglobales bacterium genomic window:
- a CDS encoding zinc-binding dehydrogenase: protein MHAIRFHEYGGPEVLRYEEGPDPVLRKDQVLVRVKACALNHLDLWVRKGTTKSPLPHIPGSDVSGEVIEVGEYITGLRAGQRVLLAPMTFCNHCAQCTAGRQNLCPEFSVLGNRTDGGCRELIAIPQVNVIPIPDSLSFEEVASVPLVFLTAWHMLVGRAGIRPGQTVLVLGAGSGVGSAAIQIAKLFNAVVITTAGDDRKLAKGRELGADHLINHYKQKISDEVKRITHREGVDIVFEHVGKATWEESVKSLKPAGTLVTCGATTGPDAGLDLRFVYSRQLSILGSYMGTMGELHEVLKHVFSGKLKPVVDKVFPLKEARAAHERMEKSEMFGKIVLKP, encoded by the coding sequence ATGCACGCGATTCGCTTTCACGAGTACGGCGGGCCCGAGGTTCTGCGTTACGAGGAAGGACCCGATCCCGTGTTGCGCAAGGACCAGGTATTGGTGCGAGTGAAGGCATGCGCTCTCAACCATCTCGACCTCTGGGTGCGGAAGGGAACTACGAAATCACCGTTGCCGCATATTCCAGGAAGCGACGTCTCGGGGGAAGTCATAGAGGTCGGCGAATACATCACCGGCCTGCGCGCTGGACAACGCGTGCTGCTGGCGCCCATGACTTTTTGCAATCATTGCGCGCAGTGCACCGCCGGCCGCCAGAACTTGTGTCCGGAGTTTTCCGTCCTCGGCAACCGCACGGATGGTGGCTGTCGGGAGCTGATTGCCATACCCCAGGTCAACGTCATCCCCATTCCCGACAGCCTCAGTTTTGAAGAAGTCGCCAGCGTCCCACTTGTGTTTCTAACCGCCTGGCACATGCTGGTCGGGCGCGCAGGCATCCGGCCGGGCCAGACCGTGCTGGTGTTGGGCGCGGGTTCGGGCGTGGGCTCGGCAGCCATCCAGATTGCCAAGCTTTTCAACGCTGTTGTGATCACCACCGCCGGCGACGACCGCAAGCTGGCGAAAGGCCGCGAGCTCGGCGCTGACCACCTCATCAATCACTACAAGCAGAAGATTTCCGACGAAGTGAAGCGCATCACCCATCGTGAGGGCGTGGATATTGTCTTTGAGCACGTCGGCAAGGCCACTTGGGAGGAGAGCGTAAAGTCGCTGAAACCGGCAGGCACGCTGGTCACCTGCGGCGCAACCACCGGCCCGGACGCGGGCCTGGATTTGCGCTTCGTCTATTCACGGCAGCTCTCAATTCTGGGTTCTTACATGGGAACCATGGGTGAACTTCACGAAGTGCTCAAGCACGTGTTCAGTGGCAAGCTGAAACCGGTGGTGGACAAAGTCTTTCCGTTGAAAGAAGCCCGCGCCGCCCACGAACGCATGGAGAAGAGCGAGATGTTTGGCAAGATAGTGTTGAAGCCCTAG
- a CDS encoding MFS transporter, producing MAERARRHIARRLLPFLFVIYITNYLDRTNLAYATLGMSRDLHFSDRVFGTAFGIFFIGYTALQIPGALLVERWSARRLIAATMIVWGVLSGLTGWVHTTNQLYLARFLLGAAEAGFFPGVIVYLTHWFVYEDRAKAVANFMAAIPFSFIIGSPLAGALLGVHWFGLQGWRWLFLLEGVPAVVLGVVTLFYLPDWPHDAEWLAPDERQWITAELQREKLAKASSGSGSVLAALRSGRVMLLAAVVIFSYTGYYAFISWFPTMLKRLSMFSDFRVGLFGSLPYIAAFIAMQVNGWHSDRTRERRWHVAIPLFLGAAALLPLSSLPRSVPLTLGLFTLVAVSVNAYLPAFWALPSALLSDSAAAASIGFINTLGNLGGFCGPYLIGYLYNRTHSFTPGLSCMVAALAVAGILVLFCPREPTGQTAT from the coding sequence GTGGCTGAACGCGCCCGCAGGCACATTGCGCGCCGCTTGCTTCCCTTTTTATTCGTCATCTACATCACGAATTACCTGGACAGAACCAACCTCGCCTATGCGACGCTGGGAATGTCGCGCGATCTACACTTCAGTGATCGGGTTTTCGGCACCGCCTTCGGTATTTTCTTCATCGGTTACACGGCGCTGCAGATTCCCGGGGCGCTGCTGGTAGAGCGCTGGAGTGCGCGGCGCCTGATTGCCGCCACCATGATTGTGTGGGGAGTACTTAGCGGCCTGACCGGATGGGTACATACCACCAACCAGCTCTACCTGGCGCGGTTCCTATTGGGAGCAGCCGAGGCCGGTTTTTTCCCCGGCGTTATCGTTTATTTGACGCATTGGTTCGTCTATGAAGATCGCGCCAAGGCAGTAGCCAACTTCATGGCCGCGATCCCGTTTTCATTCATCATTGGGTCGCCGCTCGCGGGGGCGCTGCTAGGCGTGCATTGGTTCGGACTGCAGGGGTGGCGCTGGCTGTTCCTGCTGGAAGGCGTTCCGGCGGTTGTACTCGGGGTGGTCACGCTATTTTATTTACCGGATTGGCCGCATGACGCGGAATGGCTGGCGCCCGACGAGCGCCAGTGGATCACCGCGGAGTTGCAGAGGGAAAAGTTGGCTAAAGCTTCATCCGGCTCTGGGAGCGTATTGGCAGCGCTGCGCTCAGGACGTGTGATGCTGTTGGCGGCAGTGGTCATATTCTCTTACACCGGTTATTACGCCTTCATCTCCTGGTTTCCGACCATGCTCAAGCGGCTTTCAATGTTCTCTGATTTTCGTGTCGGTCTGTTCGGTTCCCTTCCGTACATTGCCGCTTTTATTGCCATGCAGGTGAATGGCTGGCACTCGGACCGCACTCGCGAGCGGCGCTGGCACGTGGCCATTCCCTTATTTCTGGGCGCGGCTGCCTTGCTGCCGTTAAGCTCGCTGCCTCGATCTGTGCCACTGACCTTGGGATTGTTCACACTTGTCGCGGTGAGCGTCAACGCGTATCTGCCGGCGTTCTGGGCATTACCCAGCGCACTGCTGAGCGACTCCGCGGCGGCGGCCTCCATTGGTTTCATTAATACGTTGGGCAATCTGGGCGGTTTCTGTGGACCATATCTAATTGGATATCTCTATAACCGCACACACTCGTTCACTCCGGGACTCAGTTGCATGGTTGCAGCACTGGCGGTCGCTGGGATTCTGGTGCTCTTCTGTCCACGTGAGCCGACCGGGCAAACTGCGACCTAA
- a CDS encoding ABC transporter substrate-binding protein, whose translation MKIMNDYGPQRIVSLQPSATVVLAELGALDRLVACTKYCEEVWPGVANGRALVADSWTAKAEEIVAARPDLVIASVPYQIEALTQILKSGARFLGLAPKSLADIYMDIATIAGILGMAERGQQVIESMQSEIESVSQEVRARKPSDRPRIFCEEWGKPLICSQRWVAELVEAVGGEFVGIPGSQTTAKEVLQANPDIVVAAWCGAGDRVPLEKIVERRGWESMRAVQDRNIYCVPDPYFNTPAPTLLIGLKALAKIINPGMSVEAPGVRRIAS comes from the coding sequence ATGAAAATCATGAATGACTACGGTCCGCAGCGGATTGTGAGCCTCCAACCTAGTGCAACTGTGGTGCTGGCTGAACTTGGGGCATTGGATCGGCTGGTGGCTTGCACCAAATACTGCGAAGAAGTGTGGCCCGGTGTGGCGAACGGTCGCGCGCTTGTAGCCGATTCGTGGACAGCAAAAGCGGAAGAAATCGTCGCAGCAAGACCCGACTTGGTCATCGCATCAGTCCCCTACCAAATAGAAGCACTTACGCAGATCCTCAAGTCCGGAGCGCGTTTTCTAGGTCTCGCCCCAAAAAGTCTGGCCGATATCTACATGGATATTGCGACTATCGCTGGCATACTGGGAATGGCAGAGCGGGGCCAACAAGTAATCGAGAGCATGCAAAGTGAAATCGAGTCGGTTAGCCAGGAGGTCCGCGCAAGAAAACCATCGGACCGACCGAGAATTTTCTGCGAGGAATGGGGCAAGCCCCTCATCTGCTCGCAACGCTGGGTCGCAGAACTGGTGGAAGCTGTGGGCGGCGAATTTGTCGGGATTCCGGGGAGCCAAACCACTGCGAAGGAAGTCCTTCAGGCCAACCCTGACATAGTTGTGGCGGCATGGTGCGGCGCCGGAGATCGCGTCCCGCTGGAGAAGATCGTGGAACGTCGCGGGTGGGAGAGCATGCGTGCCGTACAGGACCGTAATATCTATTGTGTGCCCGACCCCTACTTCAATACTCCAGCACCGACATTGTTGATTGGGCTCAAGGCGCTGGCGAAAATCATCAACCCTGGGATGTCAGTGGAAGCCCCCGGCGTCCGTCGCATTGCAAGTTAA
- a CDS encoding HAD-IB family phosphatase yields MLDAVARLSPRVAVFDCDGTLWALDSGEGFLEWELERGLLPEKSSRWLRHRYTDYKAGKVEEDVMCGEMVAIHAGMRDPDLASVAEEFFASCIEASIFPEMRQLVERMRAQGCDIWAISSTNDWVVRAGAQRFGIPADRVLAVAVEIENGSITDRLLRIPSGEGKTEAIRVHVRTPVDAAFGNSRWDVEMLEFARQPYVINPNPDLEELAQKRGWPMYFPAKAGARR; encoded by the coding sequence CTGCTTGATGCGGTTGCGCGTCTTAGCCCCAGGGTTGCAGTATTCGACTGCGACGGAACTTTATGGGCGTTGGATTCGGGTGAAGGATTTCTTGAATGGGAACTTGAGCGCGGCCTGCTGCCGGAAAAGAGTTCCCGTTGGCTTCGCCACCGCTACACCGATTACAAAGCGGGCAAAGTTGAAGAAGATGTGATGTGCGGCGAAATGGTCGCGATCCATGCCGGCATGCGTGACCCCGATCTCGCCAGCGTGGCGGAAGAATTTTTTGCCAGCTGCATTGAGGCGAGCATCTTTCCTGAGATGCGGCAGCTAGTCGAGCGTATGCGGGCTCAGGGATGCGATATCTGGGCAATCTCCTCAACCAATGACTGGGTGGTTCGTGCTGGCGCGCAGCGTTTCGGAATTCCTGCAGACCGCGTGCTGGCTGTAGCTGTGGAGATCGAGAACGGCAGTATCACCGACCGATTGCTACGAATTCCGAGTGGGGAAGGTAAAACCGAGGCCATTCGCGTGCACGTGCGCACGCCGGTTGATGCCGCCTTCGGCAACTCGCGTTGGGACGTTGAGATGCTTGAGTTCGCCCGCCAGCCCTACGTGATCAACCCCAATCCTGACCTTGAAGAATTAGCGCAAAAACGCGGGTGGCCTATGTATTTTCCTGCCAAGGCAGGCGCACGGCGCTGA
- a CDS encoding XdhC/CoxI family protein, producing the protein MDVYEEIVKLRREGRRGAVATIVSVRGSIPSFQTAKMLVRDDGSIVGTIGGGCVEAEVWQAARDVMEQEKPRTLTFNLNQNPKFDTGLVCGGTLEIFVEPVLPIPVLYLFGAGHVAHNLYKVAHNAGFDTVVVDDRESYANRERFPEAAEIHAKDFEEAMASLSPSESSYIVIVTRGHRDDMRVLRWAVQTPARYIGMIGSKRKVIAIYRELEKEGLSRELFERVHAPVGLDIGAVTPEEIAVAITAEMIAVRRHSGAALPHMRYFDEKEISEEADGAEIAKSS; encoded by the coding sequence ATGGACGTTTACGAGGAGATCGTCAAATTGCGCCGGGAAGGCCGGCGGGGCGCCGTGGCTACGATTGTGAGCGTTCGCGGCTCGATCCCGTCGTTTCAGACCGCCAAAATGCTGGTGCGGGACGACGGTTCGATTGTGGGTACTATTGGCGGAGGCTGTGTCGAAGCCGAGGTTTGGCAGGCTGCGCGCGACGTGATGGAGCAAGAAAAGCCGCGGACGCTTACCTTCAACCTCAACCAAAATCCGAAGTTTGATACCGGCTTGGTCTGCGGCGGAACCCTCGAAATTTTTGTAGAACCGGTATTGCCTATCCCCGTGCTGTACCTGTTTGGCGCCGGGCACGTCGCTCACAACCTCTACAAAGTAGCGCACAATGCCGGCTTCGACACAGTGGTGGTTGACGATCGCGAGAGCTATGCCAACCGCGAGCGCTTCCCTGAGGCCGCCGAGATCCATGCCAAGGATTTCGAGGAAGCAATGGCCAGCCTGTCGCCCAGCGAGTCCTCCTACATTGTGATCGTTACCCGAGGGCACCGTGATGACATGCGCGTGCTGCGCTGGGCGGTGCAGACGCCGGCCCGCTACATCGGCATGATCGGCTCCAAACGCAAGGTGATCGCGATCTATCGCGAACTCGAGAAAGAGGGCCTGTCGCGCGAGCTGTTCGAGCGCGTGCATGCGCCTGTGGGATTGGATATTGGCGCGGTTACGCCAGAAGAAATCGCGGTAGCGATCACGGCGGAGATGATCGCCGTACGCCGACACAGTGGCGCCGCGCTGCCACATATGCGGTATTTCGACGAAAAAGAGATTTCCGAAGAGGCAGACGGAGCTGAAATCGCGAAGTCGAGTTGA
- a CDS encoding GAF domain-containing protein — protein sequence MPALAKAHQIKKEIEVMAATAASTYELMTNIVTCLNARVLKFNWVGFYMLEEEKTGQQPMLVLGAFVGAMTPHTRIALHQGICGAAASSGKTVVVDDVQSDPRYLACSLETKSEIVVPIFVHGKVVGELDIDSHFPAAFGSDECQLVEYCARVVGQFMEKSSS from the coding sequence ATGCCAGCGCTAGCGAAGGCCCACCAGATCAAGAAAGAAATTGAAGTTATGGCGGCCACTGCCGCCTCTACCTACGAGCTGATGACCAATATTGTCACCTGCTTGAATGCGCGCGTCTTGAAGTTCAATTGGGTGGGGTTTTATATGCTGGAAGAGGAGAAGACCGGCCAGCAGCCTATGTTGGTGCTGGGCGCATTTGTTGGCGCGATGACGCCGCATACCCGGATTGCTCTCCATCAGGGCATCTGTGGGGCGGCAGCATCCAGCGGTAAAACCGTAGTGGTGGACGACGTACAATCCGACCCCCGATACCTCGCCTGCTCACTGGAGACGAAATCCGAAATTGTGGTGCCGATTTTTGTTCACGGCAAGGTCGTCGGTGAACTCGACATAGACAGCCACTTCCCCGCCGCGTTCGGCTCCGACGAATGCCAATTGGTTGAGTACTGCGCCCGAGTCGTCGGGCAATTCATGGAAAAATCCAGCTCCTGA
- a CDS encoding (deoxy)nucleoside triphosphate pyrophosphohydrolase — MKLVAAALIVQDGKLLICQRTKHQTMPLKWEFPGGKIEEGEQPRDAMRRELEEELGIHADVGEEVTRIRHTYKGGSSVELRFFVVHKFKGELENRIFRDVRWVEKGKLKDYDFLEADLELVGDIAAGRIL, encoded by the coding sequence ATGAAACTGGTGGCCGCCGCGCTGATCGTACAAGACGGAAAACTACTTATCTGCCAACGCACCAAGCACCAGACCATGCCGCTTAAGTGGGAATTCCCCGGCGGCAAGATCGAAGAGGGTGAACAGCCGCGCGATGCTATGCGCCGCGAACTGGAAGAAGAGCTGGGCATCCACGCCGATGTTGGCGAGGAGGTCACGAGAATCCGTCATACCTACAAGGGCGGCAGTTCGGTTGAGCTGCGCTTTTTTGTGGTCCACAAATTCAAGGGTGAGCTCGAAAATCGGATCTTCCGCGACGTGCGCTGGGTAGAGAAGGGCAAGCTGAAGGACTATGACTTCCTGGAAGCTGATTTGGAACTGGTGGGTGATATCGCCGCCGGAAGAATCTTGTGA
- a CDS encoding radical SAM protein, giving the protein MAFRYFHYAKTLFQPIKLESLFLFVTSTCNSLCRTCFYWEELNQGHDISFEQLARISATAPPFHKLWISGGEPFMRKELAEIIELFYLNNGVRHINLPTNGLLPKQLVSAIEYLLERCPELVIDLNFSLDGLANTHDTIRGVPNNFVKTLATMEMAAERWNGFRRLRRNVATCITSENYRELVELGLELMRESDLDGQYFEIVRGDPLDPSLKQVPREDLADLHRQLMWFHEKYADRLFGHLQSPARELARMYYLGNLKLHFEIHERNHYNNKAWPMRCTAGETTIVIDHDGHFRACEMRGKLGRLQDYNFDLTAALNSQQMKDEVAAIPGAQCWCTHSCWIHSSSKFSPRVLLFHIPWAYLKHRWDKLPKTRAAEMERFLVRDAPELQRPSVMA; this is encoded by the coding sequence GTGGCCTTCAGGTACTTCCATTACGCCAAGACCCTTTTCCAACCCATCAAATTGGAATCGCTATTTCTGTTTGTCACCTCAACTTGCAATTCGCTATGTCGCACTTGTTTCTACTGGGAGGAGCTGAATCAGGGACACGACATCAGCTTCGAGCAGCTGGCGCGCATAAGTGCGACGGCTCCGCCCTTCCACAAGCTCTGGATTTCGGGCGGCGAACCCTTCATGCGCAAGGAACTGGCCGAGATCATCGAGCTTTTTTATCTCAATAACGGCGTACGACACATCAATCTGCCTACCAACGGACTACTGCCCAAGCAGCTGGTTAGTGCGATCGAATACCTGCTGGAACGCTGTCCCGAGCTGGTGATTGACCTGAATTTTTCGCTCGACGGCCTTGCCAACACACACGACACCATTCGCGGCGTGCCTAATAATTTCGTCAAGACCCTGGCCACGATGGAGATGGCCGCGGAACGCTGGAACGGCTTCCGTCGTCTGCGGCGGAATGTGGCTACCTGTATCACCAGCGAGAATTATCGCGAACTGGTTGAACTCGGCCTGGAGCTCATGCGCGAATCTGATTTGGACGGGCAGTACTTTGAGATCGTTCGCGGCGACCCCTTAGATCCCTCATTGAAGCAGGTTCCGCGCGAGGACCTTGCAGACCTGCATCGCCAGCTGATGTGGTTTCACGAAAAGTATGCCGATCGTCTCTTCGGGCATTTGCAGTCACCCGCTCGCGAATTGGCCCGGATGTATTACCTGGGAAATTTAAAGCTTCACTTCGAGATTCATGAGCGAAACCATTACAACAACAAAGCTTGGCCCATGCGTTGTACGGCCGGTGAGACCACGATTGTGATTGATCACGACGGTCATTTTCGGGCGTGCGAGATGCGCGGCAAGCTGGGACGGCTGCAGGACTACAATTTTGATCTCACCGCGGCGCTGAATTCGCAGCAGATGAAGGACGAAGTCGCTGCCATTCCGGGAGCCCAGTGCTGGTGCACCCATTCCTGCTGGATCCATTCCTCAAGCAAGTTCAGCCCGCGGGTGCTGCTGTTTCACATTCCATGGGCCTATCTAAAGCACCGCTGGGACAAATTGCCGAAGACCCGTGCCGCGGAGATGGAACGCTTTTTGGTTAGGGACGCGCCTGAGTTACAGCGGCCATCAGTCATGGCGTGA
- a CDS encoding iron-sulfur cluster assembly scaffold protein → MYSAQVLDHFQNPRNAGDVAQPDASAQIENPACGDVLRLSVKVVDGRISEIGFLAKGCVPSMACASLLTQLVKGRSLADARKLRREELVAAAGSLPDESVHASHLAMDALGAVLKKLS, encoded by the coding sequence GTGTACTCGGCGCAGGTACTCGATCATTTTCAGAACCCGCGAAATGCCGGAGATGTGGCCCAGCCTGACGCCTCGGCGCAAATTGAAAACCCCGCCTGCGGCGACGTATTACGGTTAAGCGTAAAGGTAGTGGATGGGCGAATTTCGGAGATTGGATTCCTGGCCAAGGGGTGCGTTCCTTCGATGGCGTGCGCTTCGCTTCTGACTCAGCTCGTAAAAGGACGCAGCCTGGCTGATGCGAGGAAATTGCGTCGCGAGGAATTAGTTGCAGCCGCCGGTAGCCTGCCTGATGAATCCGTACACGCCAGCCATTTGGCAATGGATGCATTGGGGGCGGTGTTGAAGAAGTTGTCGTAG
- a CDS encoding GNAT family N-acetyltransferase has translation MEIRRLTKKDAKAHWHLRLEALEQEPCAFSTSAAEHRATTLEMTAKRLVPDRTGNSFVLGAFEGTQMVGMAGFFREKDEKTRHKGLIWGVYIQKEFRGQGLARALFQELLRQARAQPGLEQINIAVSAGNAAARGLYSSLGFQLYGCEPRALKVGDRYIDEEQMVLRLVQQGR, from the coding sequence ATGGAAATTCGCCGACTCACAAAAAAAGATGCCAAGGCGCACTGGCATCTACGCCTCGAAGCCCTCGAGCAGGAACCGTGCGCCTTCAGCACCTCGGCGGCGGAGCACCGAGCGACCACGCTTGAAATGACTGCGAAGCGCCTGGTACCTGACCGCACCGGCAACAGCTTTGTGCTGGGTGCTTTTGAGGGCACCCAAATGGTCGGCATGGCCGGCTTCTTCCGCGAAAAAGATGAGAAGACCAGGCACAAGGGTTTGATCTGGGGGGTGTACATCCAGAAAGAATTTCGCGGCCAGGGTTTGGCCCGCGCCCTATTCCAAGAGTTGCTGCGGCAGGCGCGCGCTCAGCCTGGATTGGAACAAATTAATATTGCCGTCTCTGCCGGGAATGCAGCCGCTCGCGGTCTTTATTCCTCCCTGGGCTTCCAGCTTTATGGTTGCGAGCCGCGCGCCTTAAAAGTCGGGGATAGGTACATCGATGAAGAACAAATGGTGCTGCGCCTGGTACAGCAGGGGCGCTAA
- a CDS encoding nucleotidyltransferase family protein, protein MTRAPGFCGVILAAGESSRMGQDKALLPWPPQKPGEARSSHAGTFLSAIMQLLEAHSDLVIVVVGKNAANLKPLVFATGAAVVVNPAPERGQFSSLQVGLREVLNRGRDAAILTLIDRPPARSATVQKLKDVFVKAIGQGKWAVVPQYGDKHGHPIVIGREMIEAFLRAPATSNAREIEHQHQQRIEYLTVDDPYVTMNVDNPADYARLQVSS, encoded by the coding sequence ATGACGCGTGCTCCGGGCTTTTGCGGCGTGATTCTGGCAGCCGGAGAATCTTCGCGCATGGGTCAGGACAAAGCATTGTTGCCCTGGCCACCGCAAAAACCGGGCGAGGCACGGTCATCCCACGCAGGAACTTTCCTCTCTGCCATCATGCAATTGCTGGAAGCTCACTCTGACCTGGTGATCGTGGTCGTGGGCAAGAATGCCGCGAATTTAAAACCTCTGGTGTTTGCCACAGGCGCTGCGGTGGTGGTGAATCCGGCTCCCGAGCGCGGTCAATTCAGTTCCCTGCAGGTAGGCTTGCGCGAGGTGCTCAATCGCGGCCGAGATGCTGCCATCCTGACCTTGATTGACCGGCCGCCGGCGCGCTCAGCCACAGTGCAGAAACTCAAAGATGTTTTTGTGAAAGCAATTGGCCAGGGAAAGTGGGCGGTAGTACCGCAATACGGCGATAAACACGGCCATCCAATCGTTATTGGACGCGAGATGATCGAGGCTTTTTTGCGGGCTCCCGCCACATCGAATGCGCGGGAAATTGAGCACCAGCACCAGCAACGTATCGAGTATCTGACCGTCGATGATCCTTACGTCACCATGAACGTGGACAACCCCGCCGACTACGCGCGCCTGCAGGTGAGCTCCTGA